A single Nitrospirota bacterium DNA region contains:
- a CDS encoding methyltransferase domain-containing protein: protein MSGIVHRWFDDFSRYWSNVLHGRPFWSVLDFFLLLHDYRKRQQHVAPLEWGDPARHLANWQHPSQIYATLHGVRHLALHPVECLELWHRVAPGTRILEYGCSFAPFYSCYIEFFSHLDCHWVLADIPGFPFHYAKYLYRNDAQVDFITINEGDFQNPLGGGDFDVIILTTVLEHLDNPLFVSRYLLKKLKPGGLFIFDYIKSDGIGLDHPKALELREDCLNAILEETRIVFGRIDDINKSVGLCIAEKNKH, encoded by the coding sequence GTGAGCGGGATCGTCCATAGGTGGTTTGACGATTTTTCGCGCTATTGGTCGAACGTGCTGCACGGGAGGCCCTTCTGGAGCGTTCTCGATTTTTTCCTGCTGCTTCACGACTATAGAAAACGTCAACAACATGTCGCGCCTCTCGAATGGGGTGATCCTGCGCGACACCTCGCGAACTGGCAACACCCCAGTCAGATCTACGCCACGCTGCACGGCGTAAGGCACTTGGCACTGCATCCGGTAGAGTGCCTGGAGCTTTGGCACAGGGTAGCCCCGGGCACACGCATTCTGGAATATGGTTGCTCGTTCGCGCCCTTCTACTCCTGCTATATTGAATTCTTCTCTCATTTGGATTGCCATTGGGTCCTCGCCGATATTCCAGGGTTTCCATTTCACTATGCAAAATATCTCTACAGAAATGATGCTCAGGTCGATTTCATTACGATTAACGAAGGCGATTTTCAAAATCCGTTGGGGGGGGGTGATTTTGACGTCATCATTCTGACAACGGTCCTCGAGCATTTGGACAATCCCCTCTTCGTCTCAAGATACTTGCTGAAGAAATTGAAACCGGGGGGATTGTTCATTTTCGACTATATCAAGTCGGATGGGATTGGGCTCGATCATCCCAAGGCTCTCGAGCTTAGAGAGGATTGTCTGAACGCAATTCTTGAGGAGACACGAATTGTTTTCGGAAGGATCGACGATATCAACAAGAGTGTGGGCTTATGCATTGCTGAGAAGAACAAACACTGA
- a CDS encoding HEPN domain-containing protein, translated as MGNRYKDWMRQAEADLGHARHSLKDGDFEWSCFAAHQAAEKALKALFCILGGEAWGHTLKDLVEHLPTKVKTPSTVVKAAKHLDRHYIPARYPNGYESGAPVDYYEKEDAQGAIQEAEIVLEFCRRQVG; from the coding sequence ATGGGCAACCGCTACAAAGACTGGATGAGGCAGGCCGAAGCGGATCTGGGCCACGCGCGGCATTCTTTGAAGGATGGAGATTTCGAGTGGAGCTGCTTCGCCGCACATCAGGCAGCGGAAAAGGCCCTGAAGGCGCTGTTTTGTATACTGGGAGGCGAGGCGTGGGGCCACACGCTCAAGGATCTGGTTGAACACTTGCCGACGAAGGTGAAGACGCCGTCTACCGTCGTGAAGGCGGCGAAACACCTCGACCGGCACTACATCCCGGCGCGTTATCCCAACGGATACGAGTCCGGCGCCCCCGTGGATTATTACGAAAAGGAGGATGCCCAAGGTGCAATCCAAGAGGCGGAAATCGTCCTTGAATTCTGTCGTCGTCAAGTGGGCTGA